In the genome of Arabidopsis thaliana chromosome 4, partial sequence, the window TATGATCAAAATCTTCTAATTTCAAGACTTGGTAAAATCCGCgttataaaaacatataaaaaaattggatcCAGCTACATTATGGACATTGCATTCACTACGTGACCTCCTCTTAAGTCTTAATACACGTATTTTTGCATGTATAAATAAGCATTGCCTCCTTAATTACATTtgattaaaaactaaacaaaccaaaaatgtcTAATTTTCTAAGGAAGAAGCTACAcctctgtttctcctcttcCGGTGGTCTCTCACCGTCGATTCCTTCCTCTCCGATCATCGTATCAAATCACAACGCTCAATCTCATCCTCATCACACTCCCTCAATCTTCATCAACAACTTCAACTCTCTTTACGATCagctctctgtttcttctcccCTCCACCGCCGTCACAGTTCCGAGAACCCCGCCGGGGTGTTCTCCACTAACCGccgcgaagaagaagaagaagacgaaaccACCACCTCCGTTTCGAAGCTTTTAAGCGGCGGGACGGCGATAATGAAGCACATAGAGTCACCGGATCCGTACAGAGATTTCGGAAGATCGATGAGAGAGATGGTGGAAGCTAGAGATTTAACGAGAGACGTCGTCGCCGATAGAGAATACTTGCACGAACTGTTATTCTGTTATCTCTATTTGAATCCGAAACATACTCACAGATTCATCGTCTCTGCTTTCGCCGATACGCTCCTCTGGTTACTTTCTCCGTCGCCGTCGCCAGAGCATTTTTTAtcctaaatttaaattttttcaaataaatatttgggCTTTATAAGGCCCAT includes:
- the OFP11 gene encoding ovate family protein 11 (ovate family protein 11 (OFP11); CONTAINS InterPro DOMAIN/s: Protein of unknown function DUF623 (InterPro:IPR006458); BEST Arabidopsis thaliana protein match is: ovate family protein 16 (TAIR:AT2G32100.1); Has 297 Blast hits to 297 proteins in 17 species: Archae - 0; Bacteria - 0; Metazoa - 0; Fungi - 0; Plants - 297; Viruses - 0; Other Eukaryotes - 0 (source: NCBI BLink).) — protein: MSNFLRKKLHLCFSSSGGLSPSIPSSPIIVSNHNAQSHPHHTPSIFINNFNSLYDQLSVSSPLHRRHSSENPAGVFSTNRREEEEEDETTTSVSKLLSGGTAIMKHIESPDPYRDFGRSMREMVEARDLTRDVVADREYLHELLFCYLYLNPKHTHRFIVSAFADTLLWLLSPSPSPEHFLS